The following proteins come from a genomic window of Streptomyces sp. GS7:
- the exaC gene encoding acetaldehyde dehydrogenase ExaC yields the protein MARYASPGSADAVMSYRSRYDHWIGGEFVAPAQGRYFENPTPVNGQPFTEIARGTAEDVERALDAAHAAAPGWARTPAAERAAVLNRIADRMEQHLEELAVAESWENGKPVREALAADIPLAIDHFRYFAGAVRAQEGTLSEIDADTVAYHFHEPLGVVGQIIPWNFPILMATWKLAPALAAGNAVVLKPAEQTPASVHFLMSLIADLLPPGVVNIVNGFGVEAGKPLASSPRVAKIAFTGETTTGRLIMQYASEHLRPVTLELGGKSPNIFFDDVSAAADDFHDKALEGFTMFALNQGEVCTCPSRALIQRGHYADFLAAGVARTEKIVQGHPLDTDTMIGAQASNDQLEKILSYFDIGQKEGAKVLTGGTRAELGGELEGGYYVRPTVFEGNNDMRIFQEEIFGPVVAVAPFSDFDDAIGIANDTLYGLGAGVWTRDGSTAYRAGRAIQAGRVWTNCYHAYPAHAAFGGYKQSGIGRETHKMMLDHYQQTKNLLVSYSPKKLGFF from the coding sequence ATGGCACGCTACGCCAGCCCGGGTTCCGCCGATGCCGTCATGAGCTACCGGAGCCGCTACGACCACTGGATCGGCGGCGAGTTCGTGGCACCCGCCCAGGGCCGGTACTTCGAGAACCCGACCCCGGTCAACGGGCAGCCGTTCACCGAGATCGCCCGCGGCACCGCCGAGGACGTCGAGCGCGCGCTGGACGCCGCCCACGCGGCGGCGCCCGGGTGGGCCCGCACCCCGGCCGCCGAGCGCGCCGCCGTCCTCAACAGGATCGCCGACCGGATGGAGCAGCACCTGGAGGAGCTGGCGGTCGCCGAGAGCTGGGAGAATGGCAAGCCGGTACGGGAGGCGCTGGCGGCCGACATCCCGCTCGCCATCGACCACTTCCGCTACTTCGCGGGCGCGGTGCGCGCCCAGGAAGGCACCCTCTCGGAGATCGACGCGGACACCGTCGCCTACCACTTCCACGAACCGCTGGGCGTCGTCGGCCAGATCATCCCCTGGAACTTCCCGATCCTGATGGCCACTTGGAAGCTGGCCCCGGCGCTGGCGGCGGGCAACGCGGTGGTCCTCAAGCCGGCCGAGCAGACCCCCGCCTCGGTGCACTTCCTCATGAGCCTGATCGCCGACCTGCTGCCACCCGGCGTCGTCAACATCGTCAACGGCTTCGGTGTGGAGGCGGGCAAACCGCTGGCCTCCAGCCCGCGGGTGGCGAAGATCGCCTTCACCGGCGAGACCACCACCGGCCGGCTGATCATGCAGTACGCGTCGGAGCATCTGCGCCCGGTGACACTGGAGTTGGGCGGCAAGAGCCCCAACATCTTCTTCGACGACGTCTCCGCCGCGGCGGACGACTTCCACGACAAGGCCCTCGAAGGCTTCACCATGTTCGCCCTCAACCAGGGCGAGGTGTGCACCTGCCCGTCCCGCGCGCTGATCCAGCGCGGGCACTACGCGGACTTCCTGGCGGCCGGCGTGGCCCGCACCGAGAAGATCGTCCAGGGCCACCCCCTCGACACCGACACCATGATCGGCGCGCAGGCGTCCAACGACCAACTGGAGAAGATCCTCTCCTACTTCGACATCGGCCAGAAGGAGGGCGCCAAGGTCCTGACCGGCGGCACCCGCGCCGAGTTGGGCGGGGAACTGGAGGGCGGCTACTACGTCCGCCCGACCGTCTTCGAGGGCAACAACGACATGCGGATCTTCCAGGAGGAGATCTTCGGCCCGGTGGTGGCGGTGGCACCGTTCAGCGACTTCGACGACGCGATCGGCATCGCCAACGACACGCTGTACGGGCTGGGCGCGGGCGTCTGGACCCGGGACGGCTCCACCGCCTACCGCGCCGGCCGCGCCATCCAGGCCGGCCGCGTGTGGACCAACTGCTACCACGCCTACCCGGCCCACGCGGCCTTCGGCGGCTACAAGCAGTCCGGTATCGGCCGCGAGACCCACAAGATGATGCTGGACCACTACCAGCAGACCAAGAACCTCCTCGTCTCCTACTCGCCGAAGAAGCTCGGGTTCTTCTAA